TTCTGCCAGGACTCAATCCATTAGGTGTTCCGAAAGGTCTTCAAGGCACGGCTCTTCCATTCAGATATAATCATATTGAGGAATTAGAAGAAATTGTCAAAAAAAACAAAAATGAAATTGCCGCTATTATTATGGAGCCGATTCGTAGTGAACAACCCATTCCCGGTTTTTTTGAAAAAATAAGATCAATAGCAGATGATATACGCGCTGTTTTTATTGTTGACGAAATTTCCGCAGGATTTAGGATGAATTCTGGTGGAGCTCACTTAATGTTGGGAATTTCGCCAGATATTGCAGTATTTTCAAAAGCGTTAGGGAATGGTTACCCTATTGCTGCAATTATCGGGAAGGGAGAAATAATGGATGCAGCACAGAGCACTTTTATTAGTAGCACTTATTGGACAGAGAGAATAGGGCCCACTGCTGCAATTGCAACAATAAAAAAACACAAGAAGTTTGATGTTGGTAAGCACCTTGTGGACGTTGGCAAACGCATCCAAAATGGATGGCAAACTTTTGCAGAAAAACACCATTTAGAGATAGAAATTGGTGGAATACCTCCTCTGGGCCATTTTACATTCAAAGGGCACAAAACCTTATCTATGAAAGCGCTTTTTGTTCAATTAATGCTCGATAGGAGCTTTCTCGCTTCTAATTTATTCTATGCGATGTATGCGCATAAGACAGAGCACATCGAAAAATATCTATTAGCTCTTGATGCGGTATTCTCTGAAATTGCAGAAGCGCAACAATCGAACAATATCGAGACAAAGATGAGAGGAAACCCAGCAATCTCCGGGTTCAAAAGAATCAATTAACCGTATGCTTGTTCTTGGAACTGCCCAACTTGGTTATCCGTATGGCATTGCAAATAAAACTGGCACGCCTGACGAATCTATTTGTATTGAAGTCATTGCTGAAGCATGGAGGCAAGGGATCGAAGAGTTTGACACGGCGCAAGCATACGGGGGCAGCGAGGAAATGTTAGGAAAGGCTTTTGTAAAGCTCGGGATTACAAATAAAGCTAAGGTTATAACGAAATTTGACCCCACTATAGACCAATTGAACTTACCGGCATTAACGGAAGCCCTTGATAGCTCATTGCTAAAATTATGTGTACCAAAATTGTATGGCATATTATTGCATGGAGACTCACTATTGTCTTTATGGAACCAGGGCCTTTCGGCAGGTTTGCTTGAACTTGTATCATCGGGGAGGGTAAATAAAATAGGAATGAGTGTTTATCAACCACATATTGCGCTTGAAGCACTTAATACCA
The DNA window shown above is from Pseudomonadota bacterium and carries:
- a CDS encoding aminotransferase class III-fold pyridoxal phosphate-dependent enzyme, encoding MEIKKCLEMQERARQRIPGMTQLLSKRPDMFALGVWPGYFSKAKGVEVWDLDGNNYIDMSISGIGANVLGYADPDVDAAVLDAIKNGNSCSLNCPEEVELADLLCELHPWAEKVRLARTGGESMAIAVRIARAYTGRDKIAFCGYHGWHDWYLAANLGTENALGEHLLPGLNPLGVPKGLQGTALPFRYNHIEELEEIVKKNKNEIAAIIMEPIRSEQPIPGFFEKIRSIADDIRAVFIVDEISAGFRMNSGGAHLMLGISPDIAVFSKALGNGYPIAAIIGKGEIMDAAQSTFISSTYWTERIGPTAAIATIKKHKKFDVGKHLVDVGKRIQNGWQTFAEKHHLEIEIGGIPPLGHFTFKGHKTLSMKALFVQLMLDRSFLASNLFYAMYAHKTEHIEKYLLALDAVFSEIAEAQQSNNIETKMRGNPAISGFKRIN
- a CDS encoding aldo/keto reductase, whose translation is MLVLGTAQLGYPYGIANKTGTPDESICIEVIAEAWRQGIEEFDTAQAYGGSEEMLGKAFVKLGITNKAKVITKFDPTIDQLNLPALTEALDSSLLKLCVPKLYGILLHGDSLLSLWNQGLSAGLLELVSSGRVNKIGMSVYQPHIALEALNTKGIDIIQIPSNVLDQRFEKATVFELAKRMGKQIYIRSVFLQGLLLMRIEDIPRNLSFAIPTLKKIEAVAKAIGLSKHEIALSYIKFTYPTAKVVFGAESSSQVKENCSIWQKTLQNNWVPRIRNIFVDVDERILNPSLWVRA